In Leguminivora glycinivorella isolate SPB_JAAS2020 chromosome 17, LegGlyc_1.1, whole genome shotgun sequence, the DNA window gaaGGTCTCTGAGCCTTCTTGTGATTAGTTGTTAGACTTGTAGTACTTAAACGTaataccaaggatgatttataatGATTGACATCTTCATATGTACTAAGAATCGTAGGTACCTCCATTTATTAGCGCCACCTATGCACTATACTGATGaggcctacaatttttttttcaaaatgtgtattgaagtTATAATATATCAtgacatgatattaaaataaggaagcatgtcattttgttcttataaaaaaataaaaacactcaaaaatgttgtattccaggctgcgaaacagcgccatctagttttaagcctaaaaggcccatacatttcaggggtataCTTTTTTGTATGACTATGTCAGTCCTggtatatatcgtccttggtaATATACTGTGGAGTTTTTCTGTTTTTGGAACCTGGTAGGTACTCAGTCAACAAATGTTTGAAACTTTTGTTGGGTAAAAAGTGGGTAGCatacctcagcaattcccgttaagtttgtacatttggatcacgtctccgatttggataaaaattggtagactgatagagtccatgatgctcagcaagatccactaggtttcccaaaatgtcctaggttgattgtatgaaactttccttttttgttaccaaaaatgtatagaaatctggtaacaaaaaaggaaggtttcatacaaactacacaggacattttgggaaacctagtggatcttgctctgcatcatggactctatcaacctaccaatttttatcaaaatcggagacgtgatccaaatgtacaaactaaacgggaattgctcacctACATGTTACAATTGTTACTCTGAGGTGTGGGTTCTATTctatgttttaaataaaagtcCGTTTAatagaagttttttttaatatacaaaCATTATTTACATTAACCATCAGCAGCACTAACGATTAGACGGCATGATTGAGTACAATTAAGGACAAAAACTTTATAATTTACAAGACTAAAGATTCCGTATTCTCATTCAATAGATTCATTTCACTGGATAACATAAAATAGTCTGCACTCATTCAAAACCAAAGTATACAAGCATAGCACAAAGCTCGAGctatttacaattaaaaatttATAAGACTGCTTTTATATAATCTTGTTCTAtattctttttttcttttagcaATAAGGTGCTTTTTTACCATATCGCACATATCAAAATGTTCGTGATGGAGTAGACAAGTACCTATTGTTAATAAATGTTATGTATGATTGTATTCAGGGGCGTATCAGTGCATCAGGCACTTATGAGCAGCAAATCAGGTCTTTTCTTcaattatataatataattaatcgTCACTTAATTGAGCGGAAAATGTGGCCCGGAGCGCTAAATCCTTTAAATACGCCTCTGATAatattacttaatataaaaGCGGTCTGTGCTATTTACACCATTCAGCATTTCGTGTATGACAGATTTTGTTCCGTCAGcatcgtaatagtttgaagggACTGACCACTCCATACATACAGTCTAAATGTAATCAGATTTCAAGTCGAAATACTATCAAAATTAAGTCAGTCCTTTCAGGCGAAAATTTGGCACTTTACATCTCTATCCCGTGCCTTCGATGTGGGATAACGAGGTcgttgaataaaattaaaaactaacgAAAGATACAATTAAAACGTAATATGACGCTTATAGTTAAGTGAGTATATaaactgaaagtagattattgGAAAACATTTGATTTGGCACCTTCACCTCAATTTAATCAAGGGAAAACAGTTTTTAAGATAAAGTGTCTAAGTTTATCAATACCAAACGGTTGCCACGTATTTTTATATACGTCATTActcatttattcattttagaacATGCcgttagacttaaaattacgaaTATAAATGAAATTATTCCTGTCCTTAtcataaataactttattgttaatattacgagtatacCTTCAGTATGTAAAAAGATAGCTTTAGGTACAACTGAAagtaaagtaggtaagtaatgcCCATTAAGGTGAGATTAAAACGAATCCTCATCATACTCTGACATTCCTTGATAATTTAGCCCATAAGCACTTAGACagataaataataacaaaaaacgcCTTTGTCGGAAATATCGAAGAAGCCACATTTTTGCCTATCAGCCGTATCTGCAGCGCCTATCCTAACAATTTTTTGGCACCTAAAAGACTTTCGGCATGGCACAATGTCCTCAATTCGAAACGCAAAGAATTTTGTAAAACCTGCCTACTTACGACACGACTTGCACAAAAAGTGGCGACACTGTACTGTCAaactagggttgtaaaaaaaacggttttttttctggagtatgttttttttctaaactatgaaatctcaaaatttgcaaagcagttaatacttttatacggtttttttgacttaatgttaactattaaacgaatttaatcaaataactttaatttctggccccgtagccgaatggcatttctccgacgccaaacgaaagcgatacgccgctggctctgtcgcgccaatacgcaagcgcgatagagatagatatctactagcgcttcgtttcgtgagcgatttcgtgagcgattgtgccattcggctagccaccctggtcttATAAatgtaacatttacgaaatctgtagttggtatttactgttggcaacaccactgCCTCTctacgctgcacgccgcatcggggattccccaataaacgtttgtgtACTGAATGTTAACCCaattaaaatgtatgttattgttattgaaacacgttacaattcacgaaaaaccgttattatagaattatttgttcatctggaaaaaaaaacatatttagaaaaaaaaacaatggcgctcggtttttttcataattctgaaaaaaaaacatttgtttttttttctatttgcaaccctagtcgtACCGTTACTGATTTGAGAGGGATGACTGTTGCCACTTGTCGGACTTGTAGTTAAGACCATTGGTATTGATAGACCAAGACAAACAAGATCTAATGCACCCGCAACGACGGCATCCTAGTGAACCACGAGTCGTGTTTCATCTTCAGGTAGTAGGTGTCTCTGGGCGCGGGGGTGGTGAGGGCCTCCTCCAGCAGCTTCAGCGCGGTGGTGGGGAGCACCTTGGCGCTGTACTCGGTGGCCTCGCCGGGCATGGTGACCGCGCAGGTGGTTGATGAGCTCACGTCCGAGCTCGGAGTGTCTGGCCGGCTggaaaatataagaaaatatataccAATTACATGCATATATGACTACTATGagatatattatattgtagaaTAGAAGTGTCATGAagggtacataattattatacctacattataaacGATTATACTGAGCGCTATTTACGATGCGCTTGCTATCACATCACATGGCGGCCTTGCTGTTACATCTTACGTCTAGAAAATAAGTAATATTTACCTAGCCGGCTGGCTCGGAACAGTCAACTGCGCCGGCGGTGAGTATATCTCGGCAGCTGACAAGTCCGGCGCATGTAGAAGCACTACGTGGAGCGCCTGGGCCTTTAGTGCAGCCCTGAGGGCACGGGCGGCACCCCACACGCCCCAGCGGGCCGCGGCCGCGCCCGCGCCTCCGTCGTCGCCGCGCGAGAGGCTTTCGCAGTCCGTGTCTGATGTTAGGCCTGAAAGGATAGGAGATACCGGTTATCGATAAGTTTGGTTATAAGAAGTTATTAGGGATTTCTTTAAACGTACAAATATAGCCCCGACACCAAAAACGATTGAAAAAACACTAATCATTCAATCAGGAGGCACTAAGTAAGTGATTAAAGCTAGCAGAAAAATTTTGGTAAGTTAGTTTTGCTTTAAGGAAAAGCTAACATGTTTGGGGTTAATTTTGATTAAGCAAGCCTATAACGCGGCGCGAATGTTCGCGCGATGAGCACGTTCGTTCGCAGCCATGCTCTTAGGGCCCcctcacatctagcgtctcgcgactctcgcgagcgtagcgtcgggccaattgtatggaaaaagaagccgcgtcaggctttgccatacaggtAGCCCGACGCTATTACGCTCGCGAGACGTTAGATGTGGGGGGCCCCTTATAACACAGTTGTGCGCTTACCAATGTAGAACAAGCGGCCAGCGTGAGGGTGGTCGACCGCCGCGGCAGCGAGCAGCGGAGCGAATGTTCGCGCGACGCGCAATGCGCCCAGCACGTTCGTTCGCAGCGCGCTCTCCCAGCATGaagcgccgccgcgcccgctgCTGCCCGCGGTGTTGATTACTGCCCaaatacctaaaaaaaaaattcaaatttattgCAGAaatgaaaaatacattttttcttataattagtTGCAAAATCTCTATGCATTGCCGCGTGCTTAACCTTTTTCTCTTAATTTAAAGTGTTACATTATATCAGTTCTAGTTGAAATTTACACTAAACATATTATGTTAATTATTTACCCGAGCTGTTTCATTCTTCTTTTTATGAAACAACTCATATTTTGATAGATAAGAATATGTAGATACTTATGATAGCAAGAGTAAATAcctttcacaaaaaaaaaatctaaacattATAGTTAAGATGGGCAAAGAAACTGAGGGGGTACCACTACGGTACTAAACAGTGTGTGCTTGGCCCGGTTAGCCTGCGGGTAAATACGTACCAACCTATTCAACAAAAGGTAAACAAAATTAAAgaataatattgaaaataaaagtGATGTATAAGCACTTAGATACAATAATTTGTGACAAAAAGgctttatatgtataaatataataaatattgaggggaccccttacacaaatcaaaataagctaatcttgtactatgggtgctattcatattcatattcatttaatcCATTGTTATCATGTTCATCAGTACAATAAAGGTCTTACATAGGTCTTAgtaggtacatgataccctgCTAGGGCATACAATATAGGATATGTTACTTATTCACTAACTTAATTAATATATATGATACATTTTAAAATGAGGTACATCAGAATTACAATGCATCGTTATATATCTAAACAAAATTTAAACATAAGATCAATTCGATTATAGTTATGTTAGTCGTAAACGTCAAAATAGtaacataaatttaatttttaaatacattgttattaattcaatttaaatagaacattatttttacgtCATGTTATCTAAAGATTGATCCTCAATAAATTCGTCTATAGTGTAGTAACATTTCTCAATAAGtatactttttaatttatttttaaataccctaACATCACTAATTTGTTTAACAGTTTGGGGAATCTTGTTCATTATTTGGACACATCGATAGAAAGGACCGTTTTTGACTATTGCAAGTTTGCTAGGCGGtaatataatttgatttttCCTTCTACTTTCAGGTTTATACACTTCCGTTCCGTCAAATAAATATGGATGGGACTTGAAAAATACTGCTGTCTCCATAATATACATAGACGGTAGTGTTAGTATTTTAAGGTTTATAAAATGCTGTCGACAACTATTTGGAATTCGTGTATTAGTCAGAATGCGTACACACTTTTTTTGCATGAGAAAGAGTTGGTGAGCATCGGTGCTCGCACCCCACAGAATTACGCCGTAGTTTAGCCATGCGTGCGCGTACGCGTAATAAGCCGTCAAAGCAGATTctaaatttgtatttatttttagaacaCTTAGGGCATATACAAATTTTGCCAGTTTTGATTTGATAATTTGGATGTGCGATTTCCAATTTATGCCAGAGTCTAATTTTATACCTAATAATTTAAACTCACTTACTTCTTCGATCGGGCTATCGTTAATGTCTAATTTAAGGTGCAACGGTTTTTTCTGACTTGGTTTGAATTGGATAACTTTTGTCTTTGTAAGATTTATGTCTAAGTTGTGTTCGTGTAGCCAGGCGGTAACCGTGCCAATGGTTTCTAGTAGGCGCATGTTGCATTCCGCACTATCCGAACAGCTTAATAGTATCGAAACGTCGTCTGCAAACATAACGCATTTAGTATTAATAATTTTAGGTAAGTCGTTTATGTAAGCTAAAAATAACAGGCATCCGATCACACTCCCTTGAGGTATGGAACATGAGGTAGGTCTCATTCGCGAAGTGATTGTATGCGTTTCTCCTGTAGTGTTATCGATATGTTCTAGCTGTACATATTGCTTGCGGTTTTCTAGATATGATTTGAACCATTCATGCGCGATTCCGCGTATTCCCATGCCGTATAATTTTTTCAGCAGGATTACGTGGGACACACGGTCGTAGGCTTTAGTCATATCTAGCATTAGTCCTACTCcgtactttttattatttatgtaatttagAGTTTCATGCATGTAACTAAATATTGCATACACTGTGGAACGATTTGTTCTAAACCCGAATTGGTTACTATCGAGAATCGAGTATTTTTCGAAAAATTTATAAACACGGTTCGACATCaccttttcaaatattttagacATGCATGGCAAAAGCGCTATAGGTCTGTACTGACACGGGTTTGTACTGTCACCTCCAGGTTTAAGGATTGGTATTATTTTTGCTATTTTAAGCATATCTGGAAAAACTCCTTCTCTAAGAGACTGGTTTATTAAAATTGTTAATGGTGTGATTAGTTCCAGtacacatatttttataagtttcGTTGGGATCTCATCTATGCCGTAGCTATCTTTATTTTTCAATTGTTGTATTACGTTTTTAACTTCGCGTTCAGTCACTTGTGTAATAAATATGGAGTTAGTGGTAGGGGTGATAACTGAGCGGCCAGTCGGTGCGCTCgagccggcggcggcggcggaacCAGTGCAGTCGGCCGGCGGTGACTCACCGACCGATGCGAAATATTCATTAAGCGTGTTTACAATATCGTGGGGCGATTCTAATACAGAATCTCCAATTTTTAGTAATATGTTTTTATGATGcgatgtatttttatttgttgtatttttaattatactCCACATTgttttgattttgttttttgaccGGCGCATTATTTTAGTATAATTCAACTTTTTCGAagtaattatacattttttaagtatatttttatatttcttgTAATAGTTTCTTATCACTTCACTTTTACTGTGGTTAGTTAGAATTCTTAAGAGACGTTTATTTTTACATGCTCGACGGAGGCCATTTGTTAGCCAGGCTTTATTGTTATTTatgggttttatttttatttgttttataggaATATGGATTTCTAAATTTTCTTGCAGTTTGGTATGAAATTTGTTATAATTACTGTTTATATCACTATTAGGGGATAATATGTTATTCCATTCGATGTTTTTAATACCTAATCTAAAACTTTCCATATTATTACAGTTAAATAAACGCTGGTTAATGTAACGTAACTTTTTTCTGATATTGTTCTTTCCATTTGATATGTATAAATAACGCTTTTATGGTCCGAGAGTCCGTTTTCTGTAACTAATATTTCATAGTCTGACTTATTTGTAAAAATGAGGTCAATACAAGTAGAAGACATGCTATTTTCTCGAGTAGGTTTATTAACAATTTGATGTAGGTTACATTCAAACATTTCATTTAATAGCAACTGTGATGTTAATGAatctataaatatattaatattgaaATCTCCGCCAATAATCAGCCGCATTTTTTGCtcctttaatttaatttttgacaaaattttagttaaaatatcaaaaaatacacatatattTCTATTAGGTCTATATATATTTACTATCAATACATTATAATTTGGTATTTCTATTGCACATAATTCTGTCATATATTCTTGAGACAACTCCTTTATATCCGTCCTTTCACAATAGTCCAGTCCTTTTTTTGTCAGAATCGCTACACCGCCTCCGCGCCGCTCCTGTCGATAATACGCTGATGCAAACTCATAACCGCTTATTTCAATGAGGTCCCGTTGGTCCTGTGATATCCACGTCTCAGTTAGACATATAACTTGGAAATCGCTGTTGCAGACAAATGCTTCAAATATGTGTGACTTGTTTTTCAAGCTTTGTATGTTCTGGAATAATATTTTGATGTTTATGAGGTtattattttcgaaaaaaagTTGAATTGTTTTTATAGTTCTGTGTATGCAAATGCATGGAGTTTTGTCCTTGTAAATCAGCATTGTTTATACTTGAGGTAGATGACATGTTTATGTTTTGCAATTGCTGGTTGGAAGTTGAGGGTGTCTCCGAGTTCATGGTATTATCATTCGTAGGCTGCGCACACGTAGCCTGAGGAACGTATTCATGGCCGTTTATAACTAACTTATTTCCTCTTATCACGGCGTGTTTACCTAATTTTCGTGCGTTTAACATAGTTTCCTTTAAGTGCCTTCTTTCTTCGAGTGTTTTTTGATCCATATAGTTGAGAATAGATATGCcagtatttttgaaatattttgagtTTTGTAACAGATAATTTGATACCCTTCTGCTAATAAATTCTACAACAAGTGGGCGCCGGCGTCCTTTTTTCCAATCCTGTATATAACTTCAATGTATGGATCAACATTTACTCCGAGTAGGTCATATAAGATGTTTGAAACGCGGCTATATAAGTCGTAGGATGTCTCATTATAATGCTCTTCAACCCCGTAAagcacaatttttttgaaattgttgtCACTTTTGTTAATGGTTTCGGTGTCTGGCTTTCCGCACGAGGTCAAGGTCAAGCGCTCTTCTAATTTCTGTAATTGTAGTTTTAAGTCCTGGTTATTTGCTTCAAGTATACTGATTTGTTTGTTTATGTTGTCTATATTTATTCTGGTCGTGTCCTGCTCTGTTTTTATATCTGTTATTTTTTGTGTGAATTCCTTCTTGAAATCGTTAATCGCCCTGTTTATTTCTAActttatagtatttttcaaaCTCAAAATTAAGGTTTGATTGTTTTCCTGTAGCTTTTTGTTTAATAACTGGCTCAGACTATCCATGTTAACGGCAGTACTAAAGGAGACAGGATTTTGTTGGTCAATTGTGTTATTGTGGTGTGACTGTTCCGTATATTCTGTATCGCCCGATATATCGCCTTCGCCGTCCATTAAATCAATCGACATTACGGTGTCATTGATTGTAGTCGATAATTGCGATCCAACAGGTGTTTCGTCGCCGAGTCGTCTACGAGTTACATTTGCACACTCTGGACAGCGCCAATACTGTTTGATTAAATGGTTCCTTGCCATGAATTGTGCCGATGTGATGTTTAAACAGGTATAATGATAGCTATCTTTGCATGCGAAGCATTTTAGTAATTGTAATTGATCTATTTCTAGATAACAAATCTTGCAATTCATtgccatttttgtaagggtaatCGAACAATTTATGCGTGAGCGGTATAGCTATATCGATTCTTCCTGCGCAAGACAGAGACAGTTAGATATACCGCTAATCTATCTGTTCAGCGGTACCGTAGTTATTTACGATACTGTCCATTGTCActtttatttttgataaaaatgatATTTAAACTCGATGTATGTTTAGAACTTTTATATATTTCACTATTGCGTTGTATTTCCCGAGTCACTGTCACACTTATTATCAGTTTTGGTCACTgtttactattattttaaattaacacTCGGGAGCTGCGTTAAGCTCGTGCGCGTTCCGTTACACGTACGTTTTATGCTACTAGGCGacgacaaagaggatcgagtattatagagagctaCTGTCGAACTTAGTTTTggccaaagacctatataactctatcctctttggttttgacaatttggcccatattcttagctatttgttcagcacagatatttgttcctgagtcatggatgttttctatgtatatacgagtaagtatttatatattatatatatcgttgtctgagtacccacaacacaagccttcttgagcttaccgtgggcctcagtcaatctgcgtaagaatgtcctataatatttatttatttagctgagcgtaccccaaaggtgtgatgccatctaggccaccgtacctttttctgtatggtactgaggtacgtttttttcttagactttatcttagacggagttatatatgtctttggcaaCGATAATATACAttcttatatagataaatacatctttatatacatagaaaacaagaATAATTATTTCgagaataaatgtttttttttaacagagtaaaaTAAGTTCATAACTTatcatatttaagtattatcaaagaggatcgagtattgcGGAGTataatatgtctttggtattattTATGCAAGCAATCTAAGTTGCGCGCCATCTATCCGCCAGCTAATTATCTTGCTAGTCGACTGGAACGCTCGCTAGGGTAGCGATAACTTGCCGCGCAACTCCTACACCGGCCGCTGTCAATCACTTATCGCTGTGCGACGTCAACAGATGGCGTTACGTGTTCATGTCCATACGATTTCAATTTTGTAAGTAAtgcaatttgtttatttttcttaactttttGTAGTTAATTGCAAtcagtattttatttcaatggtctgttcatttaattttactaagatttaattaaatttttagttacagtGTTGATAGTGAAGCTAATTTTCGCCCCATTTAAACAAGCACTGCTGGTGTAGTGGTATCATGCAAGATTCCCATTCTTgcgacccgggttcgattcccgggcAGTGcactctttttgtatttttgttttgtgttttttttactaCCTATCTCTACCTAATATCAAATATCTAATGTAAACTTGTTTTATTGACATAAacgaaaataaaaacacaaaatttggcataaaaatgtaataaaatggttgagaaactgtgcatttttatcATTCTCATGGAATTTGTAGATAAATTACCAGATCATTGAACTGAATCATTCAATAACTTAAACCGCAGGTAATCGTGCGTTAGTTTTTCGTAACTTAATGCGGTGTTGCGCCACTTAcgttatgtattatgtattaaaTTACTTACAGCTACCTAATTACGACTTATTTCGGAGTAGAGCCATTAAGTAGCTTTTAGGTACCTATTCAGAGAATGGATGGTTTATAAAAAGTAACTTACGTAAAGTcgtaaacattataataaaaatatattttgtcttCTAGTAGTGTCTACAAATATACtctgtgtttagtaaaacataccactttgttggttaccattaaggcgagatttacttgtatctttatataaataaactgacaaagcggtttTAAAGCAATCGACAatgtgggacgttttcccgtgcacactcacaaatctcAACAGTGTAAGATCTTTTTGGTGTTCGCTATT includes these proteins:
- the LOC125235112 gene encoding uncharacterized protein LOC125235112, with protein sequence MDTLTWLSLGLQLAALCSIVGALLLYLLRKVRVGEVLPADSAKTVLVTSVDTALGLQVATYLSGRGWRVIAGCRQGGLGARLAESWLQAHVASTPEDQPPPRLATVELDVAREDLLEEAARATAQHLPAGEHGIWAVINTAGSSGRGGASCWESALRTNVLGALRVARTFAPLLAAAAVDHPHAGRLFYIGLTSDTDCESLSRGDDGGAGAAAARWGVWGAARALRAALKAQALHVVLLHAPDLSAAEIYSPPAQLTVPSQPASRPDTPSSDVSSSTTCAVTMPGEATEYSAKVLPTTALKLLEEALTTPAPRDTYYLKMKHDSWFTRMPSLRVH